The following proteins are encoded in a genomic region of Candidatus Manganitrophaceae bacterium:
- a CDS encoding HAD family phosphatase has protein sequence MTRITDIVFDVGRVLVDFSYQDLFAFLRDNGAEVKGIKDFVEKTDLLSYEYGHLSGESFIDNINDLLKSPLDRDRLTEKWVYIFKPICKMQALALALRNRFGVYLLSNTSALHWDYLLTECRLDKISDGALASFEVGAVKPEEKIFREAEKRFNLRPETTLFIDDLETNIAGAIACGWHGIHHMGVENTWKELTKFIPDL, from the coding sequence ATGACAAGAATAACCGACATTGTCTTTGACGTTGGAAGGGTCCTCGTCGACTTCTCCTATCAGGATCTCTTTGCCTTCTTACGAGACAATGGGGCCGAGGTAAAGGGAATAAAAGACTTCGTGGAAAAAACAGACCTTCTTTCGTATGAGTATGGCCATCTCTCTGGTGAGTCGTTTATTGACAACATCAACGACCTGCTCAAGTCTCCTCTCGACCGTGACCGGCTCACCGAAAAATGGGTTTATATATTCAAACCGATTTGCAAGATGCAGGCGCTTGCCTTGGCGCTCAGGAACAGGTTCGGCGTCTATCTGCTCAGCAATACCAGCGCCCTCCACTGGGATTATCTCCTGACGGAATGTCGGCTTGACAAAATCAGTGATGGGGCGCTCGCCTCTTTTGAAGTGGGCGCGGTAAAACCGGAGGAGAAGATATTCCGAGAGGCGGAAAAACGCTTTAATTTAAGACCAGAAACAACTCTTTTTATTGATGATCTTGAGACAAACATCGCGGGTGCCATCGCCTGCGGGTGGCACGGAATACATCACATGGGTGTTGAGAACACCTGGAAGGAACTAACAAAATTCATTCCAGATTTGTAA
- a CDS encoding peptidylprolyl isomerase codes for MVMFFAVILMTTVPNMDASGEELPPGLYAVMETNLGDITIELFPKEAPKTVENFIGLAEGTKEWTDPKTRKKVKKPLYDNIIFHRVIPGFMIQGGDPMENGMGGPGYQFGDEFTSKLKFDRPGRLAMANSGPNTNGSQFFITEGATPHLNNKHTIFGQVFKGQDVVRKIARAPKDRRDRPNNDVTLKKVRIVRSK; via the coding sequence ATGGTGATGTTTTTTGCGGTTATTTTGATGACGACTGTCCCCAATATGGATGCCTCCGGGGAAGAGCTTCCTCCTGGTCTTTATGCCGTGATGGAAACCAACCTGGGCGACATTACGATTGAGCTTTTTCCAAAGGAAGCCCCTAAAACAGTCGAGAATTTTATCGGACTCGCAGAGGGGACGAAGGAGTGGACCGATCCGAAAACCAGGAAAAAAGTGAAAAAGCCGCTTTACGATAACATCATCTTTCACCGGGTGATCCCTGGTTTTATGATACAGGGCGGTGATCCGATGGAAAACGGGATGGGCGGTCCCGGTTACCAGTTTGGGGATGAGTTTACCTCGAAATTAAAGTTTGACCGGCCGGGCCGTCTTGCCATGGCAAATTCCGGCCCCAATACCAATGGCAGCCAGTTTTTCATTACAGAGGGAGCGACACCCCACCTGAATAACAAACACACCATCTTCGGCCAGGTTTTCAAAGGGCAAGATGTCGTTCGCAAGATTGCCAGGGCTCCAAAAGACCGCCGTGACAGACCCAATAACGATGTTACCCTCAAGAAGGTCCGGATCGTTCGATCAAAATAG
- a CDS encoding HAD family phosphatase: protein MNKMLKAIIFDCDGIIADSEPHHLRAFQTTLEEEGISLTREEYYHEYLAMDDKGFFTTILSVYKRTVDNKILKKLIIRKMALYRILSGKDLYLYPGVVEFVRKAEGRYRLAIASGAFRGEIKAILDKGGMRAAFPVIVSAQDVRNGKPHPEAFLTALAKLNALPRQKQSIPPEACVVIEDSLHGLEGVRLAGMRSLAVTNTYPKEVLRAKADRVVKSLMDVDPKDLEDLCRK from the coding sequence GTGAATAAGATGCTTAAAGCCATTATTTTTGATTGTGACGGGATCATTGCCGACAGTGAACCGCACCATTTAAGGGCATTTCAGACCACCCTGGAAGAGGAGGGGATTTCTCTGACTCGGGAAGAATATTATCATGAATACTTGGCCATGGATGACAAAGGTTTTTTTACAACGATTCTTTCCGTCTACAAGCGAACTGTCGATAATAAGATCCTTAAAAAACTGATCATCCGGAAGATGGCCCTTTACCGGATCTTGTCGGGGAAGGATCTTTACCTCTATCCGGGAGTGGTTGAATTTGTGAGAAAGGCAGAAGGGCGCTACCGTTTGGCGATTGCCTCCGGTGCCTTTCGCGGGGAAATCAAGGCGATTCTTGACAAGGGGGGGATGCGTGCGGCTTTCCCGGTGATTGTCAGCGCCCAGGACGTTAGAAATGGAAAGCCTCATCCTGAGGCATTTTTGACCGCATTGGCGAAACTCAATGCGCTTCCCCGGCAGAAGCAGTCGATCCCTCCGGAAGCCTGTGTTGTTATTGAAGATTCCCTGCACGGTCTCGAAGGGGTTCGTCTTGCAGGAATGCGCTCTCTTGCCGTCACAAATACATATCCTAAAGAAGTCCTTCGGGCCAAGGCCGATCGGGTGGTAAAGAGTTTGATGGATGTGGACCCGAAGGATCTAGAGGATCTTTGCAGGAAGTAG
- a CDS encoding cytochrome c codes for MEKWLVLAGVFTALSLTSCSSDSSRSPSTMQVRKAPAEFAKGETFFNESCAGCHGKGAIGTDRGPTFLSKIYAPNHHGDAAFLLAPQRGVRAHHWKFGNMPKISGLETEEIKAIIPYIRWLQKEAGIF; via the coding sequence ATGGAGAAATGGCTGGTACTTGCTGGTGTCTTTACGGCATTGTCACTGACGTCCTGTAGTAGTGATTCAAGCCGCTCGCCTTCGACGATGCAGGTAAGGAAGGCCCCCGCTGAGTTTGCAAAGGGAGAGACCTTTTTTAATGAGTCTTGTGCTGGATGCCATGGAAAAGGTGCCATCGGGACAGATCGGGGGCCGACCTTCCTTTCCAAGATTTACGCACCGAACCACCATGGAGACGCCGCCTTCCTCCTGGCGCCGCAGAGGGGCGTCCGGGCCCACCATTGGAAATTCGGGAACATGCCCAAGATCAGCGGCCTTGAAACCGAAGAGATCAAAGCGATCATTCCTTATATTCGTTGGTTGCAAAAGGAAGCGGGAATTTTTTGA